The genome window AAAAACCTTTACCGGTAAGTTCTCACTGAACTCAGCTCCAAATAAGACCTTCGACGTAACCCTTAAAATGGACTAAAATTAATTATATATATCAGGAGATAATTCATGAAAAAACTTCTTTATTCCGTTATGGTCCTGTCGCTCGGATTTTTCCTTGCGTCATGCGACGAAACAACAACCGATCCGGATCCGGTAGCCGGCACAGGCAATATCGTTCTTACTTCAACTCCTTCAGGAGCTCAGATTTTCCAGGGTACAACCAACTCTGGCAAAGTTACTCCTGATACTCTGAAGAATGTAACTGCCGGTTCAGTAAGCATCACTCTGAAACTGAGTGACTACAAGGATACAACCTTCACTGTAACAGTCACCTCAGGTCAGACTACAACCAAAGCTGTTACTTTAACCCCGGTTCCGCTTTTAGTTGAAACCTTCAATGATATCCAGCTCTTTGAAAAAGCTGCAAGCGGTTTCTCAGGACTTGATCTCTCATCAGGCACCAGAGTTAATTCTACCTCAGCAGATGCTGATATCTTCTTTGATGTAACCGAAATAAAGAGCCAGCACCTCCGTCCTGGCACCACACTTCGTTACACTGATTTCTACAATGGCGTAACTGCTACCAATCTTGATGACGGCGCAGATGCTCCTGCTTATTCAAGCACCAGCGGTGAGTGGACCTATACTAAAGCAAGTACTTCAACTACGTATAGCTTCCTCTATACCAACGATCTGAATTTTGTAAAACTGAAAATCACCTCAACCGGCGGCGGCACAGGCCCATCCGATCCGGATAAGTGGGTAAGAGTTTCTTACAAATACAATCAGACCGCAAGAGACAGAAGATTCTAATCTCTTAATTCTTAGGCCGCCTTTCTAAAAAGGCGGCCTTTTTTTTAACTTTATGTTAGGGGCTCAAATGAACTTCAAAATCCTTCTCCTGCAGAGCATTATGGCAATGCTTCTGCTAAACTCATGTTCCGATGAAAAACCAACTGAACCAAACGAACCAGTTTATGGCTATGTTTATATTGTCACCCAGCCGGATAGTGCCGAAATATTTGTAAACGATATAAGTACTTCCAAATTCTCACCTGATACAATTAAAGTGCCCGTTGGCAATCAAAAAATTTCAATTAAAAAAAGCGGTTATCGAGACACTACTTTAACAGTGACGGTAGTTAAAGAGGAATATATTTTGAGAACAATTCAGCTTTTACCTGGCGTCACTGGCAGCATCTACATTAATAGTAATCCCGCTAATGCGAAAATATACGTAAATGGTGTCAATACAAACAAAGCAACTCCAAATACAATTTCAGGTCTCCTGCCAAAGTCATATGAGTTTACCTTAAAAAAAGTAGGCTATTACGACGTGACCTTTTTTGTTAATATAATCTCAGGTGAAACTATCGTCAGAAACGTCGATTTGTTGGTGGCTCCACCAGGCTCTATAGTGATTGGCTCATTTCCATCTGGCGCCCAGATATATAATAATGGTATAAACACTGGCAAAACTACTCCAGACACGATAAACAATCTATATGGAGTTAATAATTTTACACTTAAACTAACTGAATTTTACGATACAACTTTTTCTGTAGAAGCACTACCTGGAGAAGTAGTTACAAAGAATATAGTGCTGACACAAGAAATAATACCAATTCTGTCTTTTTCAAACATTAAACTATTTGAAAAGGCGAGTTCGAATTATTCGGGGTTGAATCTTGCTTCAGGGACATTGGTTAATTCAAATTCTTCAGATGCAGACATTTATCTTGATATTGTTGACCTAAAAAGTCAGCATTTAAGGCCTGGTACAACACTTCGTTACACTGATTTTTATAATAATATTTTTTCAGTTAACATCGAAGATGGTATTGATGCGCCATTTTACTCAAGCACCAGTGGTGATTGGACTTACTCAAAATCCGGAAATTCAATAACTTACAGTTTTCTTTATACTAATAGCCTCAACTATGTTAAGTTAATTATAAATTCAAAAGGGGGCGGTACCGGACCAACAGATCCGTTTAGATGGGTTATTGTTTCGTACAAGT of Ignavibacteriales bacterium contains these proteins:
- a CDS encoding PEGA domain-containing protein; amino-acid sequence: MKKLLYSVMVLSLGFFLASCDETTTDPDPVAGTGNIVLTSTPSGAQIFQGTTNSGKVTPDTLKNVTAGSVSITLKLSDYKDTTFTVTVTSGQTTTKAVTLTPVPLLVETFNDIQLFEKAASGFSGLDLSSGTRVNSTSADADIFFDVTEIKSQHLRPGTTLRYTDFYNGVTATNLDDGADAPAYSSTSGEWTYTKASTSTTYSFLYTNDLNFVKLKITSTGGGTGPSDPDKWVRVSYKYNQTARDRRF
- a CDS encoding PEGA domain-containing protein: MNFKILLLQSIMAMLLLNSCSDEKPTEPNEPVYGYVYIVTQPDSAEIFVNDISTSKFSPDTIKVPVGNQKISIKKSGYRDTTLTVTVVKEEYILRTIQLLPGVTGSIYINSNPANAKIYVNGVNTNKATPNTISGLLPKSYEFTLKKVGYYDVTFFVNIISGETIVRNVDLLVAPPGSIVIGSFPSGAQIYNNGINTGKTTPDTINNLYGVNNFTLKLTEFYDTTFSVEALPGEVVTKNIVLTQEIIPILSFSNIKLFEKASSNYSGLNLASGTLVNSNSSDADIYLDIVDLKSQHLRPGTTLRYTDFYNNIFSVNIEDGIDAPFYSSTSGDWTYSKSGNSITYSFLYTNSLNYVKLIINSKGGGTGPTDPFRWVIVSYKYNQTQRDTRF